One uncultured Tolumonas sp. DNA segment encodes these proteins:
- the fruB gene encoding fused PTS fructose transporter subunit IIA/HPr protein: MLTLAEQDIQLGAKADDKQSAIRMVAQKMVDAGLIEAPYVDGMLRRETQNSTYLGNGIAIPHGTTDTREQVKQTGVRVLHFADGVNWGDGQIAHVVIGIAARSDEHLGILRQLTRVLADDSVADYLKRCNSTADLAKLLSGQKPTPTLLLDSSTIQLQASAQDILGLQSAACALLQNTGALESSGTATVQASTPVWMGQGLWLARTNVGVKRTAVSLVRPVVPFQHAGQPVQGLLLIAAQDALHKPVLERLVDMISEQNVAQLWAADSMKAIKLLTEKPIEGLEGVFTITNPHGLHARPSATLVKVAKEFQSEIWVANLDGDGKSVNAKSLMKLVSLGVKSGHRLQFIAKGDDAQQAISKIGQSIADGLGEGAGHE; encoded by the coding sequence ATGCTGACACTGGCGGAACAAGATATTCAATTGGGGGCCAAAGCCGACGATAAGCAAAGCGCGATTCGTATGGTGGCACAGAAAATGGTTGACGCGGGTCTGATCGAAGCACCATACGTTGATGGTATGTTGCGTCGTGAAACTCAGAACTCGACCTATCTGGGTAATGGCATTGCCATTCCTCATGGAACGACAGATACCCGTGAACAGGTTAAACAAACCGGTGTTCGCGTATTACATTTCGCTGACGGTGTTAACTGGGGCGATGGTCAGATTGCACACGTGGTTATCGGTATCGCTGCACGTTCAGACGAACATCTGGGCATTCTGCGTCAACTGACCCGTGTACTGGCGGATGATTCTGTTGCTGATTACCTGAAACGCTGTAACAGCACTGCCGATTTAGCCAAATTGCTAAGCGGCCAAAAACCAACACCAACTCTGTTGTTGGATAGCAGCACCATTCAACTGCAAGCTTCTGCACAAGACATTCTGGGTCTGCAATCAGCAGCCTGTGCATTACTGCAGAACACTGGCGCACTGGAAAGCAGTGGCACAGCAACCGTTCAAGCATCCACGCCTGTATGGATGGGTCAAGGACTGTGGTTAGCACGCACGAATGTTGGCGTAAAACGTACTGCAGTGTCTTTAGTTCGTCCTGTAGTGCCATTCCAACACGCCGGCCAACCCGTACAAGGTTTGTTATTGATCGCGGCTCAAGATGCGCTGCACAAACCAGTATTAGAGCGTCTGGTTGACATGATCAGTGAACAAAACGTAGCTCAACTGTGGGCTGCAGACAGCATGAAAGCCATCAAGCTGCTGACTGAAAAACCAATCGAAGGTTTGGAAGGCGTGTTCACCATCACTAACCCACATGGTCTGCATGCCCGTCCAAGTGCGACGCTGGTGAAAGTAGCAAAAGAATTCCAAAGTGAAATCTGGGTTGCCAACCTAGACGGTGATGGCAAATCAGTTAACGCGAAGAGCTTGATGAAACTGGTCAGCTTGGGCGTTAAAAGTGGTCATCGCCTGCAATTTATCGCTAAAGGTGATGATGCACAGCAAGCCATTAGCAAAATTGGTCAATCAATCGCCGATGGTTTAGGCGAAGGAGCCGGTCATGAGTAA
- the cra gene encoding catabolite repressor/activator, protein MKLEEIARLAGVSRTTASYVVNGKAEQHRISEKTRERVMAVVNQYNYKPDQAATALRLGSSRLFGFILPDLENTSYARLAKLLEAGARTHGFQLIITCSDDDPETEKSLAEMLTSRRIDALLVSTVLDPYNDFYPRLQQKGLPVIAIDRALDDEKFASVISEDLDGAIKLTNSLLSPLPASIGLLGAVPELGISHERERGFRAALRSVDMQAEPLIAYGEHFSRSEGARICADWIARGVMPEALVTTSYVLLEGVLDTLREYPELMQKTRLATFGDNQLLDFLPVNVNALPQQLSLIAERALALALAATTEHNYTPGIEVIPRRLKVRSNAG, encoded by the coding sequence ATGAAGCTTGAAGAGATCGCACGCCTGGCCGGCGTATCTCGTACAACGGCGAGCTATGTGGTGAACGGTAAAGCTGAACAACATCGCATCAGTGAAAAAACCCGTGAACGGGTGATGGCGGTGGTAAATCAGTATAACTATAAACCTGATCAGGCAGCGACCGCACTGCGATTAGGGAGTAGCCGACTGTTTGGTTTTATTTTACCTGATTTAGAAAATACCAGTTACGCGCGCTTAGCAAAATTGCTGGAAGCGGGGGCTCGTACACACGGTTTTCAGCTGATTATTACCTGTTCCGACGATGATCCAGAAACAGAAAAATCGCTGGCAGAAATGCTGACCTCGCGTCGGATTGATGCCCTGCTCGTATCTACCGTGTTAGATCCATATAACGATTTCTACCCTCGGTTACAGCAAAAAGGCTTGCCGGTGATCGCGATTGACCGTGCCTTGGATGATGAAAAATTTGCCTCGGTTATCAGTGAAGACTTGGATGGCGCGATCAAACTAACGAATTCATTATTATCACCGTTGCCAGCCAGTATTGGTTTATTAGGTGCAGTGCCAGAGTTAGGGATATCGCACGAGCGTGAACGTGGATTTCGTGCCGCATTGCGCTCAGTAGATATGCAAGCTGAGCCGTTAATTGCCTATGGTGAACACTTTAGCCGCAGTGAAGGTGCACGCATCTGTGCTGACTGGATTGCTCGTGGCGTTATGCCGGAGGCATTGGTCACCACCTCGTATGTGTTGCTGGAAGGTGTTTTGGATACCTTACGCGAATATCCGGAATTGATGCAAAAAACACGATTGGCCACTTTTGGTGACAATCAATTATTGGATTTTCTGCCCGTGAACGTCAATGCATTACCGCAGCAGTTATCACTGATCGCTGAGCGGGCATTGGCATTAGCGTTAGCGGCAACCACTGAACATAATTACACCCCAGGAATTGAGGTGATCCCCCGTCGCCTTAAAGTCCGGAGTAATGCTGGGTAG
- a CDS encoding RpiB/LacA/LacB family sugar-phosphate isomerase: MKIAMASDHAGFSLKEEIKAYLQSQGHEVLDFGAHSEDACDLPDSVYPASLAVGEGKADRGIFVDGVGYGSAMIANKIYGVYAAVCQDPFCANLARSHSDTNVLCIGGKIIGSAIAMEIVKTWMTTEYLGHTEEKYRRRVGKVVAIAEKHLQKLV; encoded by the coding sequence ATGAAGATAGCAATGGCTAGTGACCATGCAGGTTTTTCTCTGAAAGAAGAGATCAAAGCGTATCTGCAAAGCCAAGGACACGAAGTATTGGATTTTGGTGCTCACAGTGAAGATGCCTGTGATCTGCCTGACTCCGTTTATCCCGCTTCATTAGCCGTCGGTGAAGGTAAAGCCGATCGTGGTATTTTTGTCGATGGTGTCGGTTACGGCAGCGCGATGATTGCGAATAAAATTTACGGTGTGTATGCCGCGGTCTGTCAGGATCCGTTCTGTGCCAATCTGGCTCGTTCACACTCGGATACCAACGTGCTGTGTATCGGCGGTAAGATCATCGGTTCTGCAATTGCGATGGAAATTGTAAAAACCTGGATGACGACAGAATATCTGGGCCATACCGAAGAGAAATATCGTCGCCGGGTAGGCAAAGTGGTCGCGATTGCTGAAAAACACCTGCAAAAGCTGGTCTGA
- a CDS encoding MATE family efflux transporter yields MSSVSVVRSQSLFQITWPLFIDLALHFLTAALNTFMISHVSYQAVAALSVGNQIFDVSITLFNFVGIGSSVVITQYLGAGQRDVARKVVQQAVGFNALIGLAVALGVLFGSTYILQLMNMPEHLQAMGLTYLQIIALCLLPEAIALCLAASLRAYGYTREAMYVTVIVNLVTLLGNALLLYGWFGLPQMSVAGVACSTVIGRLVGVVLLLWLIRQRLGLQLHWKDCCRFSADIIRKIMKIGLPAAGENLSWMLQMMVITSFVALLGDKMLATQSYFFQISLFVMLFGIAIGLGTEIMIGHLVGAGELDQAYHRLLRSLKIGLIVTVLSVVVVVLSGPHLMGLFTADAIILVTAGHLFMLSLILEPGRTFNIIVISSLRATGDARFPFRMGLLSMWGIAIPVAYLCGIHWGWGLVGVWCGFVVDEWVRGLTMFWRWRSRRWEKKVLVQRTTPANQAH; encoded by the coding sequence ATGTCCTCCGTATCGGTAGTGCGTTCACAGTCGCTGTTTCAGATCACTTGGCCGTTATTCATCGATTTGGCGCTGCATTTTCTGACTGCGGCGTTGAATACGTTCATGATCAGCCATGTTTCGTATCAAGCCGTTGCCGCATTGTCGGTTGGCAACCAAATCTTTGATGTCAGTATTACGCTGTTTAATTTCGTCGGCATTGGTTCGAGTGTGGTGATCACTCAATATCTGGGGGCCGGACAGCGTGATGTGGCCAGAAAAGTGGTGCAGCAAGCCGTTGGTTTTAATGCCTTGATTGGTTTGGCGGTGGCGCTGGGGGTATTGTTTGGTTCGACCTATATTCTGCAGCTGATGAATATGCCGGAACATCTGCAAGCGATGGGCTTGACCTATTTACAGATCATTGCGTTGTGTCTGTTACCGGAGGCCATTGCGCTGTGTCTGGCGGCAAGTCTGCGGGCATATGGTTATACCCGTGAAGCGATGTATGTCACGGTGATCGTCAATCTGGTCACCCTGTTGGGTAATGCCTTGTTGTTATACGGCTGGTTTGGTTTACCGCAAATGTCAGTGGCGGGCGTCGCCTGCTCTACCGTTATCGGGCGTCTGGTTGGTGTGGTTTTATTGCTGTGGCTTATCCGGCAACGGCTTGGTTTGCAGTTACATTGGAAAGACTGTTGCCGGTTTTCTGCCGATATTATCCGTAAGATCATGAAGATAGGTTTACCCGCTGCCGGAGAAAACCTGTCCTGGATGCTGCAAATGATGGTGATCACCTCTTTTGTCGCATTGCTGGGCGATAAAATGCTGGCGACACAATCGTATTTTTTCCAGATCAGTCTGTTTGTGATGTTATTTGGCATTGCGATCGGTTTGGGAACGGAAATTATGATTGGTCATCTGGTTGGTGCCGGTGAACTGGATCAGGCTTATCATCGCTTATTACGCAGTCTAAAAATCGGTCTTATCGTGACCGTGCTGTCGGTGGTGGTGGTGGTGCTTTCCGGCCCACACTTGATGGGGTTGTTTACTGCTGATGCCATTATTTTAGTCACCGCCGGGCATCTGTTCATGCTTAGTTTGATCTTGGAGCCGGGGCGCACTTTTAACATTATTGTGATCAGCTCTCTGCGTGCGACGGGGGATGCTCGTTTTCCATTCCGCATGGGATTGTTGTCGATGTGGGGGATTGCGATACCTGTGGCATACCTGTGCGGTATTCATTGGGGATGGGGGCTGGTTGGGGTCTGGTGCGGTTTTGTGGTGGATGAATGGGTTCGGGGGTTAACCATGTTCTGGCGTTGGCGTAGCCGACGTTGGGAGAAAAAAGTGCTGGTGCAGCGAACTACACCAGCCAATCAGGCACACTAG
- a CDS encoding efflux transporter outer membrane subunit: protein MNKLSLLYLSLTLLAACSQHTTPPPAVDLAPVVPAQWQQQKLTATQVLRQPHWWQAFQDPALDQLIQQVLQKNNDLAVAALKVKQARLNAGLTATNLTPEVSTSLTAVQQKSWQQSNPTGQGDNMPPNGSQNNQTTRYGTSLSLSYELDLWGKLADERAAANFEAEATEQDRLASALSLIGTTATLYWKQGYLNQLIVLNQQSLSYTQHALQIAQAHYHAGANSKLDVLQAEQSVNSQQATLEDLYRQRDENRNALTILLDQPPETALEQPVTLPARALPAIPTYLPADVLAQRPDVKAAELRIRSSYATGENNRKSYYPTFSLTGVLSTSSEQLRSALQNPTGSIGAGLTLPFIEWQTTRLNIAKQRVVYEQAVRNFRQTFYTALSEVENQLSARQHYLNAGTQLSRSLLLAQQTETISAVRYQAGDIEIQSWLDQQEQRRNAEKSLLENQYQQLTTQMSLYQALGGNPSQPTK, encoded by the coding sequence GTGAATAAACTCAGCCTGTTATACCTGTCGCTCACGCTACTGGCTGCGTGTAGCCAACACACAACGCCGCCACCAGCCGTCGATTTAGCACCGGTTGTGCCAGCACAGTGGCAACAACAGAAACTGACTGCGACCCAAGTGTTGCGACAGCCACATTGGTGGCAAGCATTTCAGGACCCCGCGCTGGATCAGTTGATCCAACAGGTACTACAGAAAAATAATGATCTGGCGGTGGCAGCGCTGAAAGTCAAACAAGCGCGGTTAAATGCCGGTCTTACCGCCACCAACTTAACGCCGGAGGTTTCTACCTCACTGACTGCGGTACAACAAAAATCATGGCAACAAAGTAATCCGACCGGTCAGGGCGATAATATGCCACCAAATGGTTCACAAAATAATCAAACCACCCGCTACGGCACGTCGCTGTCACTAAGTTATGAACTGGATCTATGGGGTAAGCTGGCAGATGAACGGGCAGCGGCTAACTTCGAAGCCGAAGCGACAGAACAAGACCGGTTGGCATCGGCATTATCATTGATTGGCACCACCGCCACACTGTATTGGAAACAGGGTTATCTGAACCAGTTAATTGTACTGAACCAACAAAGTCTCAGTTACACACAACATGCACTGCAAATCGCGCAGGCACATTACCATGCTGGTGCGAATAGCAAACTGGATGTGTTACAAGCTGAGCAAAGTGTGAACAGCCAGCAAGCAACACTTGAAGATCTGTACCGGCAACGGGATGAAAATCGCAATGCCTTGACCATTTTATTGGATCAACCGCCGGAAACTGCGTTAGAACAACCGGTAACGTTACCAGCTCGAGCATTACCGGCTATTCCGACCTACCTTCCTGCCGATGTGCTAGCACAACGACCGGACGTAAAAGCCGCAGAACTGCGCATTCGCTCCAGCTACGCAACTGGCGAAAATAACCGGAAAAGTTATTATCCAACCTTTAGTCTGACTGGTGTACTAAGTACCAGCAGTGAGCAATTACGCTCTGCTTTGCAAAATCCGACAGGCAGCATTGGGGCCGGGTTGACTCTTCCCTTTATAGAGTGGCAGACTACGCGCCTGAACATCGCCAAACAACGCGTCGTCTACGAACAAGCAGTGCGCAATTTCCGGCAAACGTTTTATACCGCGTTATCAGAAGTGGAAAATCAGTTGTCGGCCCGGCAGCATTACCTGAATGCCGGAACCCAACTCTCGCGTTCACTTTTGTTGGCACAACAAACAGAAACCATTTCCGCCGTGCGTTATCAGGCAGGTGATATAGAAATACAAAGCTGGCTGGATCAACAGGAACAACGGCGTAATGCCGAAAAATCATTGCTAGAAAATCAGTATCAACAACTGACAACACAGATGTCGCTGTATCAGGCGCTGGGAGGCAACCCCAGCCAGCCCACGAAGTAA
- a CDS encoding MacB family efflux pump subunit, whose product MTNAAPLLALQHISRHFQIGDDRLTVLDNINLDVHAGEMVAIIGASGSGKSTLMNILGCLDRPSHGEYRVNGQSTATLNSDQLADLRRDCFGFIFQRYHLLSHLKAESNVEIPAIYAGKNKTSRLQRARSLLQRLGIANKQYNRPSQLSGGQQQRVSIARALMNGGTVILADEPTGALDSQSGKEVMQILRQLHRQGHTIVLVTHDQNIAAHAERVLEISDGRILADRRQTPCHIDMPVDSQDLPDQSQLPQAASWWVRQSTRFSEAFRMAWLSMLTHRMRTLLTMLGIIIGITAVVSVVAVGQGARNKVISDISSMGTNTIDVYPGKDWGDRNASAIQTLTPQDLPLLSGQIYTDSVTPSVSTNALLRDGGKALSAMVYGVAGQYFQVKDLQMAYGKTFDQTAVKQLQPVVVIDHNTLVKLYGEHVNPVGKVILLNNLPCRIIGVTAEKKSSFDTQNLNVWLPYTSAMYRLMGQYYFSSISVRIKDGVSSSIAEQQIIKLLTRVHGRKDFYTRNSDSILQTIEKTTATLTLLISSIAVISLIVGGIGVMNIMLVSVTERTREIGIRMAIGARQQDILQQFLIEAVMVCLLGGSLGIALSFAVSAVFSFFVSSIQMAFSVWSLVSAFLCSSLIGVLFGYLPARNAARLDPIEALARE is encoded by the coding sequence ATGACAAATGCCGCGCCGTTATTGGCATTACAGCACATCAGCCGTCATTTTCAGATCGGCGATGATCGCCTCACCGTGCTCGACAATATCAATCTGGATGTTCATGCCGGCGAAATGGTAGCGATCATTGGTGCCTCCGGCTCGGGCAAATCGACGTTGATGAATATTCTCGGTTGTCTGGATCGCCCAAGTCACGGTGAATATCGTGTTAATGGTCAAAGCACCGCTACCTTAAACAGCGATCAACTGGCCGATCTACGTCGCGATTGTTTTGGTTTTATCTTCCAGCGTTACCATCTGCTGTCACATCTGAAAGCCGAAAGTAATGTGGAAATTCCCGCCATTTATGCCGGTAAAAATAAAACTTCGCGTCTGCAACGGGCTCGGTCCTTACTGCAGCGGTTAGGCATTGCCAATAAACAGTACAATCGCCCCAGCCAGCTCTCTGGCGGGCAACAACAACGCGTCAGTATTGCCCGTGCACTGATGAACGGCGGCACAGTGATCCTGGCGGATGAACCCACCGGCGCATTAGACAGTCAAAGCGGCAAAGAGGTGATGCAAATCCTGCGGCAACTGCATCGTCAGGGGCACACCATTGTACTGGTTACGCATGACCAAAATATTGCTGCGCACGCCGAACGGGTGCTCGAAATCAGCGACGGTCGTATTCTTGCCGACCGTAGACAAACGCCTTGTCACATCGACATGCCGGTTGATAGTCAGGATCTACCCGATCAGTCTCAACTACCACAGGCCGCCAGTTGGTGGGTGCGCCAATCAACACGATTTTCCGAAGCCTTCCGCATGGCATGGCTCTCCATGCTGACCCATCGGATGCGGACCTTACTGACCATGCTCGGCATTATCATCGGTATTACGGCGGTGGTGAGTGTGGTGGCTGTTGGTCAGGGCGCACGGAATAAAGTGATCAGCGATATCAGCTCTATGGGCACCAACACCATTGATGTTTACCCTGGTAAAGATTGGGGGGATCGCAATGCCAGCGCCATTCAAACACTGACGCCGCAGGATCTGCCGCTGCTAAGCGGGCAAATTTATACCGACAGCGTCACACCCAGCGTGAGCACCAATGCGCTGTTGCGTGATGGCGGCAAGGCATTATCCGCGATGGTGTACGGTGTCGCTGGCCAGTATTTTCAGGTTAAAGATCTGCAAATGGCCTATGGAAAAACCTTTGATCAAACCGCCGTTAAGCAACTACAACCCGTGGTAGTAATCGATCACAACACCTTAGTTAAATTATATGGCGAACATGTTAACCCGGTGGGTAAAGTCATCCTGCTCAACAACCTGCCCTGCCGCATCATTGGCGTTACTGCCGAGAAAAAAAGTTCGTTTGATACGCAAAATTTAAATGTCTGGTTACCCTACACGTCCGCCATGTATCGGCTAATGGGGCAATATTATTTCAGCTCCATCTCAGTGCGTATTAAAGACGGAGTATCCAGCAGCATTGCCGAACAGCAGATCATTAAACTGCTAACCCGCGTGCATGGTCGCAAAGATTTCTACACCCGCAACAGCGATAGTATTTTGCAAACCATTGAAAAAACAACGGCAACACTGACGCTGTTAATTTCCTCGATCGCAGTTATTTCACTGATTGTCGGCGGGATCGGGGTGATGAATATCATGTTGGTGTCGGTGACGGAACGAACCCGTGAAATTGGTATTCGTATGGCTATTGGTGCTCGTCAGCAAGATATTTTGCAGCAGTTTTTGATAGAGGCCGTGATGGTCTGCCTGCTGGGTGGCTCGCTGGGTATCGCCCTTTCTTTTGCGGTGAGCGCTGTATTTTCTTTTTTTGTCAGCAGTATTCAGATGGCTTTTTCCGTCTGGTCTTTGGTCTCTGCATTCCTGTGTTCATCACTGATTGGCGTGTTGTTCGGTTATCTGCCGGCCCGGAATGCAGCCCGACTTGATCCGATAGAGGCATTGGCGCGTGAATAA
- a CDS encoding efflux RND transporter periplasmic adaptor subunit, translated as MALLKKRWLYLILPLLALTVAFSALRNPAPIQYMTAPVRYGDIEQTVFANGTLSAINQVSVGAQVSGQLKSLKVALGEQVKKGQLVAEIDPILQQYTLRQAQANLDSAKAQKQAKQALLHQYELAYRRQQQMWQQDATSKANLEEAAASLDTTRAAISQLNAEITAAQVSVDTAKANLGYTRITAPISGTVISIVTKEGQTVAAAQSVPTIIKLADLDSMTVKAQISEADVINVKPGLKVWFTTLGEPDKRYFATLRAIEPASTSDSSDNNSSSSSSGSSSSSSSSSSSSAVYYNGLFDVKNPEHRLRVSMTAQVTIVSGEAKNVLLVPVAAIENDEHQQAYVRVLEQDRVIKKTIQLGLKDSLNAQVLSGLNDGDSIILGDSKSSEASVSNSGHMMPPPGP; from the coding sequence ATGACAGCCCCTGTTCGCTATGGCGATATTGAACAAACCGTATTCGCGAACGGCACACTGAGCGCCATCAATCAGGTCAGTGTCGGCGCGCAAGTCTCCGGCCAACTGAAATCGCTTAAAGTGGCATTGGGGGAACAGGTTAAAAAAGGTCAGCTGGTCGCCGAAATCGACCCGATCTTACAGCAATATACGCTGCGTCAGGCACAGGCCAATCTCGATAGTGCGAAAGCGCAAAAACAAGCCAAACAAGCCTTGTTACATCAATACGAATTAGCCTATCGCCGGCAACAGCAGATGTGGCAGCAAGATGCCACCTCCAAAGCCAATCTGGAGGAAGCTGCCGCCTCGCTAGACACCACCCGCGCCGCCATTAGCCAGTTAAATGCCGAAATTACCGCGGCCCAAGTTTCCGTTGATACCGCAAAAGCCAATTTGGGGTATACCCGCATTACCGCGCCGATCAGCGGCACGGTGATCTCCATCGTCACCAAAGAAGGCCAAACCGTCGCCGCCGCACAGTCAGTACCAACTATCATCAAGCTGGCCGATCTCGATTCCATGACGGTGAAAGCGCAGATCTCCGAAGCCGATGTGATCAACGTGAAACCGGGCTTGAAAGTCTGGTTCACCACGTTAGGCGAACCAGATAAACGTTATTTCGCCACCTTACGCGCCATTGAACCGGCATCGACCTCCGACAGCAGTGATAACAACAGCTCATCCAGTAGTTCGGGTTCATCCAGCTCTTCGTCGTCATCCTCCAGTTCCAGTGCCGTGTATTACAACGGCCTGTTCGATGTGAAAAACCCCGAGCATCGACTGCGAGTGTCGATGACCGCACAGGTGACGATCGTTTCAGGGGAAGCCAAAAATGTACTGCTGGTGCCGGTCGCTGCGATTGAAAACGACGAACACCAACAAGCGTATGTCCGGGTGTTGGAACAGGATCGTGTTATTAAGAAAACTATTCAGCTGGGATTAAAAGACAGCCTGAATGCGCAAGTGCTAAGTGGTTTAAATGACGGTGACAGCATTATTCTCGGTGATAGCAAAAGCAGCGAAGCCAGCGTGAGTAATTCCGGCCACATGATGCCGCCACCAGGGCCTTAA